One genomic segment of Lampris incognitus isolate fLamInc1 chromosome 2, fLamInc1.hap2, whole genome shotgun sequence includes these proteins:
- the ppdpfb gene encoding pancreatic progenitor cell differentiation and proliferation factor B: protein MAAIPAGGSLVATTDYYRRRIGSTSSSSSCGSSEYTGEVIPHHPGLPKQDSGHWWSSFFFGKQNQPGMTTLTEEAQQKAGVPGAVTNGQITCVAREMVMQRQASETSESGSPTSS from the exons ATGGCAGCTATTCCAGCAGGCGGATCTCTCGTGGCGACCACCGACTACTACCGGA GGCGCATCGGCTCAACTTCCAGCAGCAGCTCTTGTGGCAGTTCGGAGTACACCGGAGaggtcatccctcaccatccag GTCTCCCCAAGCAGGACTCTGGCCACTGGTGGTCCAGTTTCTTCTTTGGGAAGCAGAACCAACCAGGGATGACCACCTTGACCGAGGAGGCACAGCAGAA GGCGGGGGTCCCAGGTGCGGTGACGAATGGTCAGATCACCTGCGTTGCCAGGGAGATGGTGATGCAGCGCCAGGCAAGCGAGACCAGCGAGTCAGGAAGCCCCACCTCTTCCTGA